The following is a genomic window from Spirosoma foliorum.
TGATATTGATATCCTGTACTACAACCAACTCATTCTGCAAACGCCCAGACTAATTATCCCGCATCCGTATTTGCATCAGCGACGGTTTACGCTTGTGCCTCTTGCTGAGATTGCACCCACGTTTGTTCATCCAGTTCTGAAAAAAACAACGCTTGAATTGCTGGAAGAATGTGAAGATAAAGGTGAGGTCATATTTTTTAATTCACCAAAAACTTCGCCCTTCGGCTGAAAACATTGTACCTTTGCGGTCAGTTTGTTATCATTTTCTCAAAAAAATAGCACCGATTATGTCTGCCACGCTTGACACCGTGAGTTTATTAGCCGACCGCATCAACGCGCTGGAGGAATCGTCCACGCTGGCGATGACCAAAAAAGCCCGTGAATTGGCTGCTCAGGGCCACAAAGTAATTAGCCTGAGCGTTGGAGAGCCGGATTTTAAAACGCCCCAACACATCTGCGAAGCCGCTAAAAAAGCCATCGACGACGGCTTCCACGGCTATTCGCCTGTTGCGGGTTATCCTGATCTCCGCAAAGCCATTGCTGATAAGTTTAAGCGCGACAATAATATTGATTGGAAACCCGAAAACATCGTTGTCTCGACGGGTGCTAAACACTCGCTCGCCAACGTAATTCAGGTGCTTGTGAACCCCGGAGACGAGGTAATCATTTTCTCTCCCTACTGGGTTAGCTATTCCGAAATGGTGAAATTGGCCGAAGGAAAGGCCGTTGTCATCGACGGATCGTTTGAGAATAATTTTAAAGTAACGCCAGAACAGTTTGAAGCCGCCATTACCGATCGGACCAAAATTGTGATGTATGCGTCGCCAAACAACCCAACAGGTTCAATTTATTCTGAAGCTGAGTTGCGGGCTATTGCCGATGTTGTCGCTCGTCATGAAAACGTTCATGTACTGGCTGATGAAATTTATGAATATATCAACTTCACGCCAGAAGGTCATTTCAGCATAGGCTCAATCCCTGAAATTGCTGAACGTGTAATCACGGTGAATGGAGTAGCTAAAGGCTATGCCATGACCGGCTGGCGTATTGGTTATATTGGCGCTGCGAAATGGATTGCCGACGGTGTTGAGAAGTTACAAGGGCAGGTAACGTCGGGTACAAACTCGATTGCACAGAAAGCAACTGTAGCTGCCTTGAATGGTCCTATGGAACCATCCATGGAGATGGCGAAGGCTTATCATCGTCGTCGTGATTTAGTAGTGAAATTGCTGAAAGAAGTACCTCATTTCCGCACGAACGTCCCTGAAGGTGCGTTCTACGCTTTCCCTGATATTAGCTATTACTACGGCAAATCGGACGGTACAACCACTATCGAAAATTCTGATGATTTTGCTGGCTGGTTATTGAATACCGCCTATGTGGCAACGGTTGCCGGTTCGGGCTTCGGTGCTCCTGATTGCCTGCGTATCTCAACGGCGGCTTCCGATGAATCCCTTGTTGAAGCCGTCCAACGGATTAAAGATGCTGTGGCGACTTTGAAATAGAAGCTCGATAAAATAAGGTAAATGAATGTCGTCAGGATGGCTGAAATATAGCCATCCTGACGACATTTTTTGTTTGGGTAG
Proteins encoded in this region:
- a CDS encoding pyridoxal phosphate-dependent aminotransferase, with the protein product MSATLDTVSLLADRINALEESSTLAMTKKARELAAQGHKVISLSVGEPDFKTPQHICEAAKKAIDDGFHGYSPVAGYPDLRKAIADKFKRDNNIDWKPENIVVSTGAKHSLANVIQVLVNPGDEVIIFSPYWVSYSEMVKLAEGKAVVIDGSFENNFKVTPEQFEAAITDRTKIVMYASPNNPTGSIYSEAELRAIADVVARHENVHVLADEIYEYINFTPEGHFSIGSIPEIAERVITVNGVAKGYAMTGWRIGYIGAAKWIADGVEKLQGQVTSGTNSIAQKATVAALNGPMEPSMEMAKAYHRRRDLVVKLLKEVPHFRTNVPEGAFYAFPDISYYYGKSDGTTTIENSDDFAGWLLNTAYVATVAGSGFGAPDCLRISTAASDESLVEAVQRIKDAVATLK